The Paraphotobacterium marinum genome contains a region encoding:
- a CDS encoding porin, giving the protein MKKTLLAVALTAVTAGTAHAATVYDQDGTSLQIGGFVEARAEMEKNPTSFDSNDYSYPTTNSMSNVNDESRFRLNMTGKSMINDTLYGIGFAELEFDVGSSNVDTRYVYAGIGGDFGQVTYGKQDGALDVITDFTDIMPNNGATASNKITSADRVANTLAYAGTFGDISTRVTYKAKQSDVDTVGQGFGGSLVWNLGDSGFSAGAGYAYERDNLAGNAAGTVIDRASTYNTMLGLSYNDEMLYVGLLGSVGKHLTTGTFVGDDNAGFANNNENVDVTVSNVTNFGQQQVGAAKYWGAEFATAVTLDQWILQATYNYGKYTDLDNAGSYLSGVAAKTGDNDPVSANNADFAVNYVWNKQFTTYVEYQADFLDKKDQYYRGDNAWLGAMYSF; this is encoded by the coding sequence ATGAAAAAAACTCTTTTAGCTGTAGCTCTTACAGCTGTTACTGCAGGAACAGCTCACGCTGCAACCGTATATGATCAAGATGGCACTTCACTTCAAATTGGTGGATTTGTTGAAGCAAGAGCTGAAATGGAAAAAAATCCAACTTCTTTTGATTCTAATGACTACTCTTACCCAACTACTAACTCTATGAGTAATGTAAATGATGAGAGTCGCTTTAGATTAAATATGACTGGTAAGTCAATGATCAATGACACTCTATATGGCATTGGTTTCGCTGAACTTGAATTTGATGTAGGTTCATCAAATGTAGACACACGTTATGTTTATGCTGGTATTGGTGGTGATTTTGGTCAAGTAACTTATGGTAAACAAGACGGTGCTTTAGACGTTATTACTGATTTTACTGACATAATGCCTAATAACGGAGCTACTGCTTCAAATAAAATTACATCTGCTGACCGCGTTGCAAATACATTGGCTTATGCAGGTACATTTGGCGATATTTCAACTCGTGTAACATATAAAGCAAAACAATCTGATGTTGATACTGTCGGTCAAGGTTTTGGTGGTTCATTAGTGTGGAATCTAGGTGATTCTGGATTTTCAGCAGGTGCTGGTTACGCTTATGAAAGAGATAACTTAGCTGGTAACGCTGCCGGAACAGTTATTGATAGAGCAAGTACTTATAACACTATGTTAGGTTTGTCTTATAATGACGAAATGTTATATGTTGGTCTTTTAGGTTCTGTTGGTAAACATCTAACTACTGGAACATTTGTTGGTGATGATAACGCAGGTTTTGCAAATAACAACGAAAATGTTGATGTTACTGTGTCTAATGTTACAAATTTTGGTCAACAACAAGTTGGTGCTGCTAAATACTGGGGTGCAGAATTTGCTACAGCAGTTACTTTAGATCAATGGATTTTACAAGCGACATATAACTATGGTAAATACACAGATCTAGATAATGCTGGTTCGTACTTAAGTGGTGTTGCAGCAAAAACTGGTGATAATGATCCAGTATCTGCAAACAATGCTGACTTTGCTGTGAACTATGTTTGGAATAAGCAATTCACAACTTATGTAGAATACCAAGCTGACTTCCTAGATAAGAAAGATCAATACTACCGAGGTGACAATGCTTGGTTAGGTGCAATGTACTCTTTCTAA
- the greA gene encoding transcription elongation factor GreA, with protein MNKVPMTVKGEKLLREELDRLLKRRPEISKAIAEARELGDLKENAEYHSAREEQGICEAQIRDIEYKLSVAQVIDVTKQPKSDKIIFGSTVTLIDVNDDSSVTYCIVGDDESDIKQNLISVNSPIARGLIGKLEGDEVSINTPGGLKEFEIDKVDYI; from the coding sequence ATGAACAAAGTACCCATGACGGTTAAGGGTGAGAAACTTTTAAGAGAAGAATTAGATAGATTGTTAAAACGTAGACCCGAAATTTCTAAAGCTATCGCTGAGGCAAGAGAGCTAGGTGATTTAAAGGAAAATGCTGAATATCATTCTGCTCGCGAAGAACAAGGAATTTGTGAAGCACAAATTAGAGATATCGAATATAAACTTTCAGTTGCGCAAGTGATTGATGTTACAAAGCAACCTAAATCAGATAAGATTATTTTTGGTTCAACCGTTACCTTAATAGATGTAAATGATGACTCTAGTGTGACTTATTGTATCGTTGGTGACGATGAATCTGATATTAAGCAAAATTTAATTTCAGTTAATTCACCAATTGCCAGAGGCCTGATAGGAAAATTAGAAGGCGATGAAGTTTCAATAAATACTCCTGGTGGCTTAAAGGAGTTTGAAATAGACAAAGTTGATTATATTTAA
- the yhbY gene encoding ribosome assembly RNA-binding protein YhbY, translated as MKLTSKQIKFLKSEAHHLKPIVLMGANGLTEGVIVEIESAVAFHELVKVKLVSSDKETKDLIIDAILRETHSEFVQVVGNILTLYKSSPEKKYNLPK; from the coding sequence ATGAAACTAACATCAAAACAAATTAAATTTTTAAAGTCTGAAGCACATCATTTAAAACCTATCGTTCTTATGGGAGCGAATGGTCTTACTGAAGGCGTTATAGTAGAGATAGAATCAGCTGTAGCATTTCACGAGCTTGTAAAAGTCAAACTTGTTTCATCTGATAAAGAAACTAAAGATCTCATTATAGATGCAATCCTTAGAGAAACTCACTCAGAGTTTGTACAAGTAGTTGGAAATATCTTAACGCTATATAAATCAAGTCCGGAAAAAAAATATAACCTTCCAAAATAA